TTTTATGTTTAAGGAAACAATGTAGGGCACTATCTAAGGCACGAGTATCAGCCACAGATAAGGTTAAAGGTCTAGGGAGTGCCCTCTGCACCGGCAAACTTTCAAAAGTCAGGACAGATCCCTGCACCACATCATGAATCCATTGATCACTCGATAATAATTTCCATTGACTAGAAAACATATTAATCTTTCCACCAACAAAGTTATCTGGAGTGTTTTGTAGGAAAACAGGTTCACTCACCTCAGGCGGTCTTAATGGGAGGCATGGTGTGGGTGCATCCCCCTCCCTTGGGATGCCATTTTCCCTAAAAAAGGCCTCGAATTCCTTGAGTCTCCCCTCTGCTGATAGTAAGGCCTCCTGTTGTAAGGTCGCCTAATTTGTGTGAACCTCCTGGGTCCGGTTGTCCTATAAGGGCGGTTGGGATACCTTCCAAGTCTCTTAGTTTTATGaatttcatcacattttttaGTGAcgtcaaaaggaaacaaagtATCTCTACCGACTTCACATTCCCATCGACATAATTCTGCCAAGGCCGAGTCATTTACGTGAAGTCGAGCAACTTCCTTCCGCAATTGATTCATGTAATTGACAGCAGAAGCCAATAGTCTGATGCTATTGTTCAAGCCATCCAGGTAATGGCCAATAGTCTTCCCTGATCTTTCACCAATATCACTAACACATTGAGCAATGGACACAATTGCCTTAGATATCAAGGAATTAGTGTGAAAAAGTCTGGTGTCTATGAGCTTCCCGCCAGAACTCATGGCTTTAGTGAGGGCTGAGTTGGTAGAGGGAACAGTTAAGTTTGGTACATTGCTGGGAAGTTTGATTTTATTGTAAGTCATTTTTACGCCCTCAGTTGATGGACGCCGTCTCAAACTTGCATTAAGTATGGTGGCAAGGCGTTCAGACAACGgttcacctttttcctcctctccatgaAAATGGCTGGACAGTTCCTCTAGGGCTCTAAGGAATTCCGAATTATCTTCCTCGTCAACGACAGGATTAGTTGTGGCCATATTATCCAAATCATCCAAAGGGTCGGAGCCCCCATCCATAAACAGATCAGGAATCTCCCTGTCCTCATCGGATGAGGAAAGCGCATGAGCACCACTAAAACCAGAAAAACTTTCCTGATTCGTACTAGCTCCGGcacttttatctaatttttccatgaCACTATTTAACAAGGTAGTGAACCGAGAGAGAGGATCACTGATGGACGCAGAAGTGCTTGGCAAGGCATTGTTTACTTCCTGTAACAACTCGTTGCGTCCCCCCCGACAGGGGAGGTG
The window above is part of the Portunus trituberculatus isolate SZX2019 chromosome 38, ASM1759143v1, whole genome shotgun sequence genome. Proteins encoded here:
- the LOC123514963 gene encoding uncharacterized protein LOC123514963 isoform X1, with translation MEKLDKSAGASTNQESFSGFSGAHALSSSDEDREIPDLFMDGGSDPLDDLDNMATTNPVVDEEDNSEFLRALEELSSHFHGEEEKGEPLSERLATILNASLRRRPSTEGVKMTYNKIKLPSNVPNLTVPSTNSALTKAMSSGGKLIDTRLFHTNSLISKAIVSIAQCVSDIGERSGKTIGHYLDGLNNSIRLLASAVNYMNQLRKEVARLHVNDSALAELCRWECEVGRDTLFPFDVTKKCDEIHKTKRLGRYPNRPYRTTGPRRFTQIRRPYNRRPYYQQRGDSRNSRPFLGKMASQGRGMHPHHASH